Proteins encoded within one genomic window of uncultured Sphingopyxis sp.:
- a CDS encoding disulfide bond formation protein B, with product MLKSRLAAPLVAFAAPLLLYGGALVSQYGFGLHPCEMCYWQRWPHQAAILLAVLALLMRRNDKAMRALTLLAAIAIAVSGAIGVFHAGVEYGLWEGVTTCATGSAGPVTLDSIMNAPLIRCDAVQWSLFGISLAGFNAIFSFAAAALVLTLLRGRRTSAA from the coding sequence ATGCTGAAATCGCGTCTCGCCGCGCCCCTCGTCGCATTCGCGGCGCCGCTTTTGCTCTACGGCGGCGCCCTCGTGTCGCAATATGGCTTCGGCCTTCATCCCTGCGAGATGTGCTATTGGCAACGCTGGCCGCATCAGGCGGCGATCCTGCTCGCGGTGCTGGCGCTGCTGATGCGCCGCAACGACAAGGCGATGCGCGCGCTCACCCTGCTCGCTGCGATCGCGATTGCGGTCAGCGGCGCGATCGGCGTCTTTCACGCCGGGGTCGAATATGGCCTTTGGGAAGGCGTCACGACCTGCGCGACCGGCAGCGCGGGGCCCGTCACACTCGATTCGATCATGAACGCGCCGCTGATCCGCTGCGACGCGGTGCAGTGGTCGCTGTTCGGCATCTCGCTGGCGGGGTTCAACGCCATCTTCTCCTTCGCCGCCGCTGCGCTCGTCTTGACCTTGCTGCGCGGCAGGCGCACATCGGCCGCATGA
- a CDS encoding demethoxyubiquinone hydroxylase family protein codes for MTEAPEKSNRRTASMIRVDQAGEYGATRIYAGQLAVMGDRHPMAREIAHMAEQEERHRKFFDAMIARRGVRPTALQPVWNVAGFALGAVTAAMGPKAAMACTAAVETEIDRHYRHQLDELGDRDPELSAAVEDFRAEELEHKEAALKAGAESAPGYPILSLAIRAGCRAAIALSKRI; via the coding sequence ATGACCGAAGCCCCGGAAAAGAGCAATCGGCGCACCGCATCGATGATCCGCGTCGATCAGGCGGGAGAATATGGCGCGACGCGCATCTATGCGGGCCAGCTCGCGGTGATGGGTGACCGCCACCCGATGGCGCGCGAGATCGCGCATATGGCCGAGCAGGAAGAGCGGCACCGCAAATTCTTCGACGCGATGATCGCGCGGCGCGGGGTGCGCCCGACCGCGCTTCAGCCGGTCTGGAACGTCGCGGGCTTCGCGCTCGGCGCGGTGACGGCCGCGATGGGCCCCAAAGCGGCGATGGCCTGCACCGCGGCGGTCGAGACCGAAATCGACCGTCACTACCGGCATCAACTCGACGAACTCGGCGACCGCGACCCCGAACTCAGCGCCGCGGTCGAGGATTTCCGCGCCGAGGAGCTCGAGCACAAGGAAGCCGCGCTGAAGGCGGGCGCCGAAAGCGCGCCGGGCTACCCGATCCTGAGCCTCGCGATTCGCGCGGGTTGCCGTGCAGCCATCGCGCTGTCGAAACGTATTTAG